From the genome of Papaver somniferum cultivar HN1 unplaced genomic scaffold, ASM357369v1 unplaced-scaffold_21, whole genome shotgun sequence:
gcatatatataaaaGTGTCACATGAAGCCTTATGAGTCATGGCCTTGTTTGTATAACAATTTGATCTATGAATTGCTCTCTAAtataagatacaaaaaaaaagaacaaaattaaCATGGTACCAGTGACCTGAGTTAAAATTCGTTGGCGCAAAAATTCTTTACGAatgaagaaataaataaataaaaagtttaCTGCAGTTTATGCTGATATCACTTGATATGCTCAACAATATAATCTGAGGCCTAAGTCTAGCTAGGTTCCCCTAATAAAGCACGACCGTAACCCTAAATTAATCTACCAAGATAAGTTAATTAGCACATATGTCTagttaaaaaaaagaagaggataATATACTTTTGAGCCTCTAAAGATAAACACGTATGCCGAACATGGAAGTTTTCATCAGCATCAACTCCTTCGACTCCTTCTGGTTTGAAAGTTTGCAGAGAAAGGAAGTTTTCTTCATGACAGTGCAGCTGATAATCCAAATTGGAGAAATAAATATCATCATAACCAGAATAAAACTTGTGCCGTGGTTCTTCCATGTAAAAGTGTAAATACCAAGAAGTTAAGCTCCTTTTGAGGAGTACGAAAAATACTTACCAACTTGTACTCTTTTGCTGTGGGATCAAAGCCGAATCCGTGACTGATGATGCGGCTTTTGGAGATGTGTCTACGACCAACTCTGGATGGAAAAAAGATATTGAGGAAGTCTTTCCTGTTTGGGTCCAAAATTATATAAGCAGGCGAGTCGAGTGCTTGCACACTCGTGTCAAACAAGGTAAACCATTACAGTACCCAACCAGTTCCCAGTTCCCATATATCGGGATGAGCAAGACCACCTCGGAACTTTTGAAACTCTAGAACGTTTTTGAAACTTTTGTACATAATTCCATTGGTAAATTTGAAGAAGTGACACCCATACTCAGGCCTACCCGTGTTTTTAGTGACCCCATTCCGTACATTTAAAAGACTAAAGATAACACGGGGCTGTTTCTGCGATTGAAGGAAGTGAGAATGAGTAAAGCGTTGACGATCAATATGAATGGAGTTATACCAGAGTTTGGATACCAGAACAGACTTTAGCAGCGTCGGGACTGCAAGTTTGGTTAAAATTTGTTCCAGAATCAAATCATGAGGAAGGTACTTCTTTCTTCTATATGCtcttttcttcatctccatcactTTCGACGTGGTGGTATCTGTTGTATGATCACCTCCTGCACAATCTTCCCTTCTACATGTCTTCATCGCTGTTGACGTATTTGTTAACATAAActgtttttggttttgtttccctGTTGAATTGAGTCTTTCCCAGTTGTTTATGTCAATACTTGTAACCCAAGAATTGtataaagtgaaaaatactacaaccccctactatatgggttcaacatatagaaacccaacaaaatggatctttcATTGTCAACTGCATACTTTAAGAAAATGCTACtactaggcccaaaatatcaaattttcttcataTCTGACCCGTAATTAATTATTATAGATTTTAATAATACCAAGACTGCTCTTTAGAATATATAGGTTATAAAACTAGGTTTAAATTTCATATTCAGTTCCCATTTTatttttcactttctctctctcattTTCTTTTGCTCTCTCCGGACGAAGAAACGGGTCGTGAAGAAacgatttctaagcgaaattttCAGCGAAAAATGGTTTCAAAACCTAGATCTAAGCTTTACAAACAAAGATCCTGATTATCTAAACACGaattcaacatcaacatcacctGTTCTTCCGAGATTCAATGAAACGCAATAGAAAATGAGTGATAATCGtcatcaacaacaactgaatctgaagATTCTCCTAGAAAATCAGACGAACATGTAACATTTCAATTCAATTATGACATTTCAATTGAATTGGTTGATTTAATTCTGAGGTTTcgaatttttattttctgaaaaatTATTTGGGAAACTTTAATAGTTTGATTTCAGTTCAAATCTGTTACAGAAATCATAATCAATGTTAGATCTGTTATAATCTCACCTCTATTTTACTTTTGAGAGAAAATTTACACAGCAATTTTAAAGAAAATTTTCTAGGGTTCTTGAATAGAATTCGATCTATCTTTTAACCTCTCATCTCGATCGAAAGTCGGTTTTCAGATTCGAAATATGTGAATCATTATCCGTTTTACCCATGTATttgatatgaatttcatttactttaattttcgaactgatttgagctcatctttcatggattttgttctttgcatattgttttaagttcaatcTATATTGGATTTGGTATTGAGTAGAAGCCATGAAGAATTGTTAAAGTTGGTGGCTGTAGAGAAGAGAAGATTGAGATGTTTGTGGTTGACTATGCTGAATTTCAGGCAGTGAAACTGATGGTGGTTGCAATTGAAGCTTCAGAATGGACTGGTGGTGAgattagatgtatgcttaggttgcagttacAAAGTTCAGGTGCAATCTAGGAAGGAAGCAGGATGAGCTGCAGTGATGATTGAGTTTAATTGACTGAATGCTTTGAGCAGAGCCAAGAAAGCATAGGCAGTGAAACTGATGGTGGTTGCAATTGAAGTTGCAGAATGGACTTGGTGGTGAGATTAGATGTATGCTGAGGTCTGTCTCTCTAAATCTGAGGCCATTGCACCTTATTATGCTTCTAGGTGGCACACAATAGGtacatttatgttttttttaattttttttgtgtaCCTGTCCTTTTATTCTCGATTGTCTATATGGCCCTTATAAAGGTAATACATCTATTCCAGGTTTATTATATGAAGCGAAAGGATGTCATAAAGAAGACCTATTCACTTGTAATGTTGGATGCTAAGTATGTTGTACTAGGTTTTCGGTTATTCAAACTTGAAATCATAGTTTTTCGTTATCTTCAGGCAATATACAAAAGAGATTCTTATAAGGAAAAGAGCAGTCTTATTGTTTTCAGTTCTTCTACCATAAAGTTATATAACttatagatgtgtaacttctagttacacatgctaattagatgtgtaacttctagttacacatgctaattaaatgtataacttttacttacacatactgattgaatGTGTATTTTTTCACAGAATCATTTAAATCACTCTCAGATGATAATCAGATCAATATTGTAATAGGCTTGTGTTTTGCTTTCTCAATTAGTTTTGGTGCACTAAATGATATCTGAATTTGTCTTTTAGCTTGTAAGCATTATTCTATTCAGTATGCGGAATTGATAAGGTTAAGCTTGTCTTCTTAATGGTTTATAAATATAGTTGAATCGGGTCAATTCAAATCAAAGTGAAATGTGCAGATGATGAAGTTAATTTAATATTTCTTCACTTTGAACTTAATGGGGTTGTTTCATCACTtctccttgaggatcgattcaatTTTCTGGCACAGTCTTTGCAATTTATGTGCTTTTGTATTTTAAAGTCACATGTCTGAACTTTGTATTAGGAAGAGAAATGTCTATTTGTTGTAAGTTATTTGACCTTTTTTGGATGTGTAActgttagttacacatgctaattatatatgtaacttttagttacacaagttaaatggatgtgtagctactagttacacatgcaaattagatgtgtaacttatatatACACATGATAGAATGCAGTTTACACAAGATGTGTAACTGCAGTTTACACAAGCATTGTATATATGTAACTGCAGTTTACACAAGATGTGCATATGAGATGTGAAGACGTTGAGGTGAAACTTTATTTCAAGCAGTGTGCGTATGAGATGCAAGCAGTGTTGAGCTTCGATGCTCGTGTTGTTGGAAGTATACTGCGAAGACATTGAGGTGAAAtttatttcaaattttttttactttttgttcTTTATTAAACAAGAGTAAACTCTGGAACAATATCAAACTCTATTATAATAGAGAAGAATCTTCTGAGATGGTCACTAAAGAACCACAAAATTTTTACAAGATGGTTAGAAAGATAGGCCATATAGAAACTGTTGGTAGGTGCTTCACCTTGGTTGGTACTTGCAACGGTTTAGTATGTTACATAATCtcaaaagatatatatatatatttacaatCCCATCACTGGTGAACGTATCCGTGTCCATGTCGACATCAGGGGTGCAATGCATGATCATGTTGGATTCGGTTATTGTCGTTCCACGAATACATACAAGCTTGTTAAGATTGCTCGAGGTTCTAAAAAGGGGAAGCAACACGTCAAAGTTTACACTCTTGGTGATCGCAGTGGGTGGAGAGACAAACCAGAAATTACCTATGAGGTTTCTGGATCAGGCGTTTTTGCTAATGGGGCAGTGCATTGGGTAATAAATAAAAGATCTCCAACTAACTGTGATATTGTCGCATTTGATTTAGCAGAAGAATCATTTCGACCTATCCCACCACCACCTTGTCATCCCAAATCTTTTCATGACGTTAATCTTGGGTGCTGTGAAGCAAATATTTATATGTGTCATCCATATACAAAGAAAAAGGAAGATAAGATGGATATATGGGTATTcgaaaagaaaaatatgaacaattgtGGAAGTAATAGTTTGGAAGAGTCTATGTGGATAAGGAGGTTCAGCGGAAAACGGGAGAAAAGCTTCTTAACTCGCTCATTGTCCCGAACTGAGAGTGAAATTCTAATATGGCAGAATAGGGTTCTCACTTGTTATGACCCTAAAACTTCCAAGAAAATATGGTGCATAGATGCACAAGGGTCTGTTTCTGAAGCAATTCCTCATATGCATAGCTTTGTTTCGTTGAAAGATTTTAGAGAAGAGAGAGTTGATCATGTAGTGGTTCCAGAAATTCCAGTCTACAGCTTTTAAATGTTCATACTTTCACACGGTATGGATCTTCTTTCATGTCTTTAATTAGTATATCCCATTACttaatgattttttgtttttctttacaaAGAGGCGTAGAGTAGCCGTTTAAGCCATTTGAACTTATCAGTATCTAGGGTTTATTATCATTTTGAGAACCAGAAGTAAGAGATCATTTAGTACAACCAATGTGTTCTTGTAGTTTGGACTTAATTTTTCGATCAGTACTAATTATTTTGGGAATTTTGATAAACTGCCCGCTCTCAATTTCCGTTCCGGTTTAATAAATTGCCCCCGTTattttcaacttttcaaaactgCCCCTTCTGTTTTCTTTACCAACCTTGCTACATGACCAGCTAAGTAACAGCTATTTGGCAGCTGACATTATGTGGCCAGTACAGTTGTGAGATGACATGGTTATTTTCTAGTTCCATCATCAAAAAAAACTTGCTGGACGAATTTTTACCGCTCCGTGAAACCGTCGCCCCTTTTTGTTGGTCTCTACGCAAGAAGGTGTTGATTTTTGCCTCTTACAAAATATGAAATCATCAGCCAAAAGAACTTTAATCTTCTATTCCTTCATCTATCTACGAAGAAAACCTTTCAATCTTCTCAATTAACGAACCTATAGTGTAAGCAACACAAATCTGTTGAGGTAGACAATACTAAATTAATTTAGGTCTACTGTGATTATCACAAAAAAGTTGATCTCCATgatgataaaaataaataaattgatttCCGATTTTCTCAGGAATTCAGTCTATCAAATTAAATTTCTTTGAATTCCTTCAACTTAATTCCTCTATTTATCAAAATTTTAACATATTTTTGAAGTTCCAATCACAACAATGAATTGATTGACCTAAGTTTAAAATTTTAATCCCATTTTTAATCACTGAAAAAATAATTCATATTCATATATAGAAAAACATTTGAAGGTTTCAAAAACGGATGATACCGTTCATTGAGTCTTCTCTGATTTCATCTAGTAATCACCCATCAAGGATAAAGAAATGTTACTGATCAATATTCAGCATTTTCAAAACCCTATAATGATAGGAAATATCTATAAAGTAAGTTCTTAAAAGACTTAACGATTTTggacaagaataaaaagaaaaaaaaaactatgaggATTATAATCCATTCCATAGAAATACAGATTCATCGAGTTAGAATTTGAATTCTATTGTAACCTAAAGAGATAATAGTAAGGGAGAGAAAATTATAGATGACATGgttaaagagaaaaaaacaacTTCTCGCTACTGCGCATGCCACGTATAATCAGCTGTCAAATGGCTGTTATCAAGTGGGTCATATAGCAAAATCGTTTCTTTACCGTCTGGACTCACCGAAATCGGTCAATACGTCTTTACCCAAGTCAAAAAATGCATAAAATTATCTGTTTATCCTCCCAACCCTAAATACTCTCTCTTTCTTTATCAAACTCGCCTCTCTCTGCAACTTCTCTTTCTCTCCCActtattcttctttttcaatTCCCCGTCTCAAAAAATTACTACACCTTCATTGATTTCATCTATTGATAATCCTTTGATTGTAGTACCATTCCTAGTGTTCGGGGAGAAATAGAAGACATATTGCCGCCGGTCCCTGGTTTGGTATGATAATTGATGGGTCTAGGTCTGTCAAGGTTTGTCGATGAGTTAGCACCAGATCAAACTAGACTCTGCCTGATTAATTCTTTAATGAGTTAACTCCGTGACTCGCCGAACCTTAACTCACCGAGTCAGCCGAATCCAGACCATCTCTGTCAAGGGCTTTTCGGTCTTTTATTAGTGCCAGCTGGAACTTAACGGCCTAAACAATCCGTTCGCTGTTAAACAAGGGGCATTTTTGAAAAGTTTAAAAATGGAGGTACTTTTATTAGGGTATTTCAAAACAGAGGCATTTTGTCAAATTCTCTTATCTTTCTTGATGAGCAAAACTAGGCACAAACCCTCGTGTCCAACTTCAAAAGTATGAATATGCCTAAAAGATATGCTTGCAAAGTGAACTTAATCAGGCCAAGCTTTACTGAAATTATGAGGCCAATTTGGTTCCATAAAATTCTACTATAATTTTTCATTAATTATAAGAAAACATTACATCCTTTTAGATTTTTCCAGGCGTgtcaaagaaaaaataattacTCTATTTTAGCACTGACA
Proteins encoded in this window:
- the LOC113339517 gene encoding F-box/kelch-repeat protein At3g23880-like, with amino-acid sequence MHDHVGFGYCRSTNTYKLVKIARGSKKGKQHVKVYTLGDRSGWRDKPEITYEVSGSGVFANGAVHWVINKRSPTNCDIVAFDLAEESFRPIPPPPCHPKSFHDVNLGCCEANIYMCHPYTKKKEDKMDIWVFEKKNMNNCGSNSLEESMWIRRFSGKREKSFLTRSLSRTESEILIWQNRVLTCYDPKTSKKIWCIDAQGSVSEAIPHMHSFVSLKDFREERVDHVVVPEIPVYSF